The following are encoded together in the Oryzias melastigma strain HK-1 linkage group LG17, ASM292280v2, whole genome shotgun sequence genome:
- the kncn gene encoding kinocilin isoform X2, which yields MNPVSVGGYHGLRVGSALLSIVAGCIIIGVSRDCDADAVGGIFLGAGGLGMLISVYPFIKAWLNINNILPYFGNFRVHPTAVTPAPDLPAETLRREGTQVQLERSKSRMGTFVEGGPIPEHSPDEG from the exons ATGAACCCTGTCAGTGTCGGGGGGTACCATGGGCTGCGGGTGGGCTCGGCCCTGCTCAGCATTGTGGCTGGCTGCATTATTATCGGGGTGTCCCGGGACTGTGATGCTGATGCCGTGGGTGGAATCTTCCTGGGAGCTGGAGGCCTTG gtATGCTTATATCAGTCTATCCCTTCATAAAAGCCTGGCTGAACATCAACAACATTCTTCCTTACTTTG GAAACTTCCGAGTTCACCCCACAGCAGTCACTCCAGCTCCAGATTTACCAGCTGAAACTCTAAGACGAGAAG GAACTCAAGTCCAGCTGGAACGTTCCAAGAGTCGCATGGGAACCTTTGTGGAGGGTGGACCGATACCCGAGCACAGTCCAGATGAGGGGTAG
- the gigyf2 gene encoding GRB10-interacting GYF protein 2 isoform X1: MAETQTLNFGPEWLRALSGGGGGGVGSGSSSSGGVSNNAVASPPLSPALPKYKLADYRYGREEMLALYVKENKIPIDLHDKEFLPILQEEPLPPLALVSFTEEEQRNFSMSVNSAAVLRLSVRGGGPIAGAPRGRSTSRGRGRGRGDGGFYQRSFDDVEGFGRGGREMHRSQSWEERGDRRFEKPGRKEPDAASGHFQINHIRSNYEEGGAVLPRKHDFTRSESENWRTSRDDQNGEDDDGGWRPAGSRRDSDRWCPQSPDGPRSAGWRDHPDQRRRFPFDAREDERGYRRPRSGSSSMEDERDSLPEWCLEDADEEAGTFDSSGAFLSLKKAPKEPIPEEAELEFKPLEECEESLEDDSPLSETKETENEAKREAERKELAKASEEAPPIIPPVPPTVLESHPPAQCYPSILPNRTEEMERPAEKQQPLEIPPEPCKPPLRVPITSSMLESLPMTHVSTSMSEASVPSSVAKLPQKKSIEVPVAMNNPLPFPSNVMAPIARPTSVPHDTDEDGLKNFEQEAEKMVAYLHDSGVDEDRLAAKTAEKPKPAGLPLTHEAALKWLYKDPQGEIQGPFSNQEMSEWFQAGYFTMSLLVKRGCDEVFQPLGEIMKIWGRIPFTPGPSPPPLQSDGDQERLKRQQELTALNLYQLQQLQYQYLLRQQYAQALAQQKAAVLSSAPLQQQQQHQQQINLLLQQYQALKIRASENFLPPVTRSPSVPDTGSVWEMQNPSSQASCTANLQPAPPSTWDGSSVWDLPIDSVAQAPTIEQMQQFEKAKSAKLELERRDAEMRAKREEEDRKRLEEALRARQEEERKRLEEEELARQKQEEALRRQREQEEAQRRQKEDEERRAQEEALRRLEEKRREEEEKRKREELLRKQEEERRKQEELEALRRREEEKRAEEEAAAAAALAQQQEEQRRREQELQRQQEVQRQQELQRQRQQQQEALRRLQQQQQLAQMKLPSSSKWGQQSASSINQAHNALSLAEIQKLEEERERQTREEQRRQQQELLKLQQQQQAALQQAQQTHAKMSGWGNVAKQPVVTKSLLEIQREEAQQMKQRKEQHQHQQHPVSTQQTRPQNRAVSLSNSVWGSVNPTTNWGSDSSSIWGDTHNSNMGFWDEAVKEAVPPPQQQQQPPPPPPPQAKKTNSQKNNKGNANISNSLSGRASKKVDEEEKLVKLFQGVNKSQQDTFMQWCEQTLHTLNTANNLDVPTFASFLKEVESPYEVHDYVRAYLGDTSEAKDFAKQFLERRAKQNTNQQKPAQNQQQTLKQQQDSVWGGTSSLYQSNHTADQTQRFETVTSGKKKKKQKMVRADPSILGFSVNASSERLNMGEIETLEDF; this comes from the exons ATGGCCGAAACCCAGACACTTAACTTTGGACCTGAATG GCTTCGTGCCCTTTCTGGAGGCGGGGGCGGCGGCGTCGGCAGCggtagtagtagtagtggtgGTGTAAGCAACAATGCTGTTGCTTCTCCACCTCTCTCACCTGCATTGCCAAAGTATAAACTTGCAGACTATCGCTACGGGAGAGAAGAAATGTTAGCACTTTATGTAAAGGAGAACAAG atcCCTATAGACCTACATGATAAGGAGTTTCTACCCATATTGCAAGAGGAACCCTTGCCACCTCTGGCACTTGTGTCTTTTACTGAGGAAGAACAG AGAAATTTTTCCATGTCTGTAAACAGCGCAGCAGTACTCCGGCTGTCGGTACGAGGAGGTGGACCGATAGCCGGAGCACCGAGAGGGCGAAGTACATCAAGAGGTCGAG ggaggggaagaggggatGGAGGTTTTTACCAAAGAAGTTTTGATGACGTGGAAGGTTTTGGCCGTGGAGGGAGGGAGATGCATCGCTCTCAAAGCTGGGAAGAAAG GGGAGACAGGAGGTTTGAAAAGCCAGGTCGAAAAGAGCCAG ATGCTGCTTCAGGACATTTTCAGATTAATCATA TCCGGAGCAACTACGAAGAGGGCGGGGCCGTACTGCCGAGGAAGCACGACTTCACGCGGTCAGAGAGCGAAAACTGGCGCACGTCTCGCGATGATCAAAACGGTGAGGATGATGATGGGGGCTGGCGCCCGGCGGGTTCTCGGCGGGACAGTGACCGGTGGTGCCCCCAGAGCCCAG aTGGGCCTCGGTCAGCAGGTTGGCGGGATCACCCGGATCAACGTCGGCGGTTCCCGTTCGATGCTAGGGAGGACGAGCGCGGATACAGACGGCCGCGATctggcagcagcagcatggAGGACGAGAGGGACAGTTTACCGGAGTGGTGTCTGGAGGATGCGGACGAGGAGGCCGGCACCTTTGACTCCTCGGGGGCTTTTCTTTCTCTCAAG AAAGCTCCAAAGGAGCCCATCCCAGAGGAGGCAGAACTGGAGTTTAAGCCTCTGGAAGAGTGCGAGGAGAGTTTGGAGGACGACAGTCCGCTCAGTGAGACCAAAGAGACAGAAAACGAGGCGAAAAGAGAAGCTGAGAGAAAAG agTTGGCCAAAGCTTCAGAGGAGGCTCCGCCCATCATTCCACCTGTTCCTCCCACAGTGTTGGAGTCCCACCCCCCTGCACAGTGTTATCCTTCGATCCTGCCCAACAGAACGGAGGAAATGGAGCGGCCAGCCGAGAAGCAGCAGCCTCTGGAGATCCCCCCGGAGCCCTGCAAGCCCCCGCTGCGAGTCCCCATCACCAGCAGCATGCTGGAGTCTCTTCCTATGACCCACGTTTCCACAAGCATGTCAG AAGCTTCCGTTCCATCATCTGTTGCCAAACTCCCTCAAAAGAAGTCTATAGAAGTTCCCGTGGCCATGAACAATCCTTTACCTTTCCCTTCAAACGTAATGGCACCTATCGCCAGGCCCACCTCTGTGCCACACGACACGGATGAAGACGGACTCAAAAACTTTGAGCAG GAGGCAGAGAAGATGGTTGCGTATCTGCACGACAGCGGCGTGGATGAAGACCGGCTCGCAGCGAAGACGGCAGAGAAGCCCAAACCTGCAGGCCTGCCTCTCACCCACGAAGCTGCTCTTAAATGGCTTTACAAAGATCCGCAGGGGGAAATACAGG GTCCGTTCAGTAATCAAGAGATGTCTGAATGGTTTCAGGCCGGTTACTTCACCATGTCTCTGTTGGTCAAAAGAGGTTGTGATGAAGTATTTCAGCCTCTGGGAGAAATCATGAAGATTTGGGGAAGGATACCGTTCACTCCGGGGCCCTCCCCTCCTCCATTACAA TCAGATGGTGACCAAGAAAGGTTGAAGCGTCAGCAGGAGCTCACGGCCCTCAACCTGTACCAGTTACAGCAGCTACAGTATCAGTACCTCCTCAG GCAGCAGTACGCTCAGGCTCTGGCCCAGCAGAAAGCTGCAGTTTTAAGCTCCGCCCCTcttcagcagcaacagcagcaccAACAGCAGATCAATCTGCTACTACAGCAATACCAGGCTCTGAAGATAAG AGCGTCTGAGAACTTTCTACCTCCTGTCACCCGATCCCCATCCGTACCAGACACCGGTTCTGTGTGGGAAATGCAGAACCCTTCCTCTCAGGCTTCCTGCACAGCAAACCTCCAGCCGGCTCCTCCAAGCA CGTGGGACGGCAGCAGTGTCTGGGATTTACCCATAGACTCCGTGGCTCAGGCTCCCACCATCGAGcagatgcagcagtttgagaAAGCAAAGTCTGCAAAG CTGGAGCTCGAGAGGCGGGATGCTGAGATGAGAGCTAAAAGGGAAGAAGAAGACAGGAAACGCCTGGAGGAGGCCCTCAGAGCTCGACAGGAGGAGGAGCGCAAACgtttggaggaagaggagctagCACGGCAAAAACAG GAGGAGGCACTAAGGCGGCAACGAGAGCAGGAGGAGGCACAGCGCAGGCAAAAAGAGGACGAGGAGAGACGGGCACAGGAGGAAGCGCTCCGAAGATTAGAGGAGAAGcgcagggaggaggaggaaaaacggAAAAGAGAAGAGCTGCTTCGCAAGCAG GAAGAGGAGCGCAGAAAACAGGAGGAGCTCGAGGCGTTGAGGAGGCGCGAGGAGGAGAAGCgggcggaggaggaggcagCCGCCGCCGCAGCTTTagcacagcagcaggaggagcagagaagaagagagcaggagctgcagagacaaCAAGAAGTGCAGAGGCaacaggagctgcagagacagaggcagcagcagcaggaggccctccggaggctgcagcagcagcagcagctggcaCAGATGAAA CTCCCATCATCCTCTAAGTGGGGACAGCAGTCAGCCAGCAGCATCAATCAGGCTCACAATGCCCTGTCTCTGGCTGAGATAcagaagctggaggaggagagggaaagGCAGACGCGGGAGGAG CAGCGGCGTCAGCAGCAGGAGCtcctgaagctgcagcagcagcagcaggcggcCCTGCAGCAGGCCCAGCAGACCCACGCCAAAATGTCCGGCTGGGGGAACGTGGCCAAGCAGCCCGTCGTCACCAAGTCTCTGCTGGAGATTCAGAGGGAGGAGGCGCAGCAGATGAAGCAGAGGAAGGAGCAGCACCAACACCAACAACACCCCGTCTCCACCCAGCAAACCCGACCACAAAACAGAGCT GTGTCGCTGAGCAACTCGGTGTGGGGGTCCGTGAATCCCACCACCAACTGGGGCTCAGACTCCAGCAGCATCTGGGGGGACACCCACAATTCAAACATGGGTTTCTGGGACGAGGCTGTGAAGGAGGCCGTCCCGCctccccagcagcagcagcagccgccgccgccgccgccgccacagGCCAAAAAAACCAActctcagaaaaacaacaagggGAACGCCAACATCAG TAACTCTTTGAGTGGGCGGGCCAGCAAGAAGGTGGACGAAGAAGAAAAGCTGGTGAAGTTGTTTCAAGGGGTCAATAAGAGCCAGCAGGACACGTTCATGCAGTGGTGCGAGCAGACTCTGCACACGCTCAACACGGCGAACAATCTGGATG TTCCCACGTTCGCATCCTTCCTGAAGGAAGTGGAGTCTCCATACGAGGTGCACGACTACGTCAGGGCCTACCTCGGAGACACTTCCGAGGCCAAGGACTTCGCCAAGCAGTTCCTGGAACGCCGTGCCAAACAGAACACTAACCAACAGAAACCGGCGCAGAACCAACAGCAGACCCTCAAGCAGCAGCAG GATTCTGTGTGGGGAGGAACCTCATCACTGTACCAGTCCAACCACACGGCTGACCAGACGCAGCGCTTCGAGACCGTCACCTcagggaagaagaagaagaaacagaagatGGTCCGAGCGGATCCCAGCATTTTAG GTTTTTCTGTGAACGCGTCGTCTGAGAGGCT
- the gigyf2 gene encoding GRB10-interacting GYF protein 2 isoform X2, whose product MAETQTLNFGPEWLRALSGGGGGGVGSGSSSSGGVSNNAVASPPLSPALPKYKLADYRYGREEMLALYVKENKIPIDLHDKEFLPILQEEPLPPLALVSFTEEEQRNFSMSVNSAAVLRLSVRGGGPIAGAPRGRSTSRGRGRGRGDGGFYQRSFDDVEGFGRGGREMHRSQSWEERGDRRFEKPGRKEPDAASGHFQINHIRSNYEEGGAVLPRKHDFTRSESENWRTSRDDQNDGPRSAGWRDHPDQRRRFPFDAREDERGYRRPRSGSSSMEDERDSLPEWCLEDADEEAGTFDSSGAFLSLKKAPKEPIPEEAELEFKPLEECEESLEDDSPLSETKETENEAKREAERKELAKASEEAPPIIPPVPPTVLESHPPAQCYPSILPNRTEEMERPAEKQQPLEIPPEPCKPPLRVPITSSMLESLPMTHVSTSMSEASVPSSVAKLPQKKSIEVPVAMNNPLPFPSNVMAPIARPTSVPHDTDEDGLKNFEQEAEKMVAYLHDSGVDEDRLAAKTAEKPKPAGLPLTHEAALKWLYKDPQGEIQGPFSNQEMSEWFQAGYFTMSLLVKRGCDEVFQPLGEIMKIWGRIPFTPGPSPPPLQSDGDQERLKRQQELTALNLYQLQQLQYQYLLRQQYAQALAQQKAAVLSSAPLQQQQQHQQQINLLLQQYQALKIRASENFLPPVTRSPSVPDTGSVWEMQNPSSQASCTANLQPAPPSTWDGSSVWDLPIDSVAQAPTIEQMQQFEKAKSAKLELERRDAEMRAKREEEDRKRLEEALRARQEEERKRLEEEELARQKQEEALRRQREQEEAQRRQKEDEERRAQEEALRRLEEKRREEEEKRKREELLRKQEEERRKQEELEALRRREEEKRAEEEAAAAAALAQQQEEQRRREQELQRQQEVQRQQELQRQRQQQQEALRRLQQQQQLAQMKLPSSSKWGQQSASSINQAHNALSLAEIQKLEEERERQTREEQRRQQQELLKLQQQQQAALQQAQQTHAKMSGWGNVAKQPVVTKSLLEIQREEAQQMKQRKEQHQHQQHPVSTQQTRPQNRAVSLSNSVWGSVNPTTNWGSDSSSIWGDTHNSNMGFWDEAVKEAVPPPQQQQQPPPPPPPQAKKTNSQKNNKGNANISNSLSGRASKKVDEEEKLVKLFQGVNKSQQDTFMQWCEQTLHTLNTANNLDVPTFASFLKEVESPYEVHDYVRAYLGDTSEAKDFAKQFLERRAKQNTNQQKPAQNQQQTLKQQQDSVWGGTSSLYQSNHTADQTQRFETVTSGKKKKKQKMVRADPSILGFSVNASSERLNMGEIETLEDF is encoded by the exons ATGGCCGAAACCCAGACACTTAACTTTGGACCTGAATG GCTTCGTGCCCTTTCTGGAGGCGGGGGCGGCGGCGTCGGCAGCggtagtagtagtagtggtgGTGTAAGCAACAATGCTGTTGCTTCTCCACCTCTCTCACCTGCATTGCCAAAGTATAAACTTGCAGACTATCGCTACGGGAGAGAAGAAATGTTAGCACTTTATGTAAAGGAGAACAAG atcCCTATAGACCTACATGATAAGGAGTTTCTACCCATATTGCAAGAGGAACCCTTGCCACCTCTGGCACTTGTGTCTTTTACTGAGGAAGAACAG AGAAATTTTTCCATGTCTGTAAACAGCGCAGCAGTACTCCGGCTGTCGGTACGAGGAGGTGGACCGATAGCCGGAGCACCGAGAGGGCGAAGTACATCAAGAGGTCGAG ggaggggaagaggggatGGAGGTTTTTACCAAAGAAGTTTTGATGACGTGGAAGGTTTTGGCCGTGGAGGGAGGGAGATGCATCGCTCTCAAAGCTGGGAAGAAAG GGGAGACAGGAGGTTTGAAAAGCCAGGTCGAAAAGAGCCAG ATGCTGCTTCAGGACATTTTCAGATTAATCATA TCCGGAGCAACTACGAAGAGGGCGGGGCCGTACTGCCGAGGAAGCACGACTTCACGCGGTCAGAGAGCGAAAACTGGCGCACGTCTCGCGATGATCAAAACG aTGGGCCTCGGTCAGCAGGTTGGCGGGATCACCCGGATCAACGTCGGCGGTTCCCGTTCGATGCTAGGGAGGACGAGCGCGGATACAGACGGCCGCGATctggcagcagcagcatggAGGACGAGAGGGACAGTTTACCGGAGTGGTGTCTGGAGGATGCGGACGAGGAGGCCGGCACCTTTGACTCCTCGGGGGCTTTTCTTTCTCTCAAG AAAGCTCCAAAGGAGCCCATCCCAGAGGAGGCAGAACTGGAGTTTAAGCCTCTGGAAGAGTGCGAGGAGAGTTTGGAGGACGACAGTCCGCTCAGTGAGACCAAAGAGACAGAAAACGAGGCGAAAAGAGAAGCTGAGAGAAAAG agTTGGCCAAAGCTTCAGAGGAGGCTCCGCCCATCATTCCACCTGTTCCTCCCACAGTGTTGGAGTCCCACCCCCCTGCACAGTGTTATCCTTCGATCCTGCCCAACAGAACGGAGGAAATGGAGCGGCCAGCCGAGAAGCAGCAGCCTCTGGAGATCCCCCCGGAGCCCTGCAAGCCCCCGCTGCGAGTCCCCATCACCAGCAGCATGCTGGAGTCTCTTCCTATGACCCACGTTTCCACAAGCATGTCAG AAGCTTCCGTTCCATCATCTGTTGCCAAACTCCCTCAAAAGAAGTCTATAGAAGTTCCCGTGGCCATGAACAATCCTTTACCTTTCCCTTCAAACGTAATGGCACCTATCGCCAGGCCCACCTCTGTGCCACACGACACGGATGAAGACGGACTCAAAAACTTTGAGCAG GAGGCAGAGAAGATGGTTGCGTATCTGCACGACAGCGGCGTGGATGAAGACCGGCTCGCAGCGAAGACGGCAGAGAAGCCCAAACCTGCAGGCCTGCCTCTCACCCACGAAGCTGCTCTTAAATGGCTTTACAAAGATCCGCAGGGGGAAATACAGG GTCCGTTCAGTAATCAAGAGATGTCTGAATGGTTTCAGGCCGGTTACTTCACCATGTCTCTGTTGGTCAAAAGAGGTTGTGATGAAGTATTTCAGCCTCTGGGAGAAATCATGAAGATTTGGGGAAGGATACCGTTCACTCCGGGGCCCTCCCCTCCTCCATTACAA TCAGATGGTGACCAAGAAAGGTTGAAGCGTCAGCAGGAGCTCACGGCCCTCAACCTGTACCAGTTACAGCAGCTACAGTATCAGTACCTCCTCAG GCAGCAGTACGCTCAGGCTCTGGCCCAGCAGAAAGCTGCAGTTTTAAGCTCCGCCCCTcttcagcagcaacagcagcaccAACAGCAGATCAATCTGCTACTACAGCAATACCAGGCTCTGAAGATAAG AGCGTCTGAGAACTTTCTACCTCCTGTCACCCGATCCCCATCCGTACCAGACACCGGTTCTGTGTGGGAAATGCAGAACCCTTCCTCTCAGGCTTCCTGCACAGCAAACCTCCAGCCGGCTCCTCCAAGCA CGTGGGACGGCAGCAGTGTCTGGGATTTACCCATAGACTCCGTGGCTCAGGCTCCCACCATCGAGcagatgcagcagtttgagaAAGCAAAGTCTGCAAAG CTGGAGCTCGAGAGGCGGGATGCTGAGATGAGAGCTAAAAGGGAAGAAGAAGACAGGAAACGCCTGGAGGAGGCCCTCAGAGCTCGACAGGAGGAGGAGCGCAAACgtttggaggaagaggagctagCACGGCAAAAACAG GAGGAGGCACTAAGGCGGCAACGAGAGCAGGAGGAGGCACAGCGCAGGCAAAAAGAGGACGAGGAGAGACGGGCACAGGAGGAAGCGCTCCGAAGATTAGAGGAGAAGcgcagggaggaggaggaaaaacggAAAAGAGAAGAGCTGCTTCGCAAGCAG GAAGAGGAGCGCAGAAAACAGGAGGAGCTCGAGGCGTTGAGGAGGCGCGAGGAGGAGAAGCgggcggaggaggaggcagCCGCCGCCGCAGCTTTagcacagcagcaggaggagcagagaagaagagagcaggagctgcagagacaaCAAGAAGTGCAGAGGCaacaggagctgcagagacagaggcagcagcagcaggaggccctccggaggctgcagcagcagcagcagctggcaCAGATGAAA CTCCCATCATCCTCTAAGTGGGGACAGCAGTCAGCCAGCAGCATCAATCAGGCTCACAATGCCCTGTCTCTGGCTGAGATAcagaagctggaggaggagagggaaagGCAGACGCGGGAGGAG CAGCGGCGTCAGCAGCAGGAGCtcctgaagctgcagcagcagcagcaggcggcCCTGCAGCAGGCCCAGCAGACCCACGCCAAAATGTCCGGCTGGGGGAACGTGGCCAAGCAGCCCGTCGTCACCAAGTCTCTGCTGGAGATTCAGAGGGAGGAGGCGCAGCAGATGAAGCAGAGGAAGGAGCAGCACCAACACCAACAACACCCCGTCTCCACCCAGCAAACCCGACCACAAAACAGAGCT GTGTCGCTGAGCAACTCGGTGTGGGGGTCCGTGAATCCCACCACCAACTGGGGCTCAGACTCCAGCAGCATCTGGGGGGACACCCACAATTCAAACATGGGTTTCTGGGACGAGGCTGTGAAGGAGGCCGTCCCGCctccccagcagcagcagcagccgccgccgccgccgccgccacagGCCAAAAAAACCAActctcagaaaaacaacaagggGAACGCCAACATCAG TAACTCTTTGAGTGGGCGGGCCAGCAAGAAGGTGGACGAAGAAGAAAAGCTGGTGAAGTTGTTTCAAGGGGTCAATAAGAGCCAGCAGGACACGTTCATGCAGTGGTGCGAGCAGACTCTGCACACGCTCAACACGGCGAACAATCTGGATG TTCCCACGTTCGCATCCTTCCTGAAGGAAGTGGAGTCTCCATACGAGGTGCACGACTACGTCAGGGCCTACCTCGGAGACACTTCCGAGGCCAAGGACTTCGCCAAGCAGTTCCTGGAACGCCGTGCCAAACAGAACACTAACCAACAGAAACCGGCGCAGAACCAACAGCAGACCCTCAAGCAGCAGCAG GATTCTGTGTGGGGAGGAACCTCATCACTGTACCAGTCCAACCACACGGCTGACCAGACGCAGCGCTTCGAGACCGTCACCTcagggaagaagaagaagaaacagaagatGGTCCGAGCGGATCCCAGCATTTTAG GTTTTTCTGTGAACGCGTCGTCTGAGAGGCT